The Bradysia coprophila strain Holo2 chromosome X, BU_Bcop_v1, whole genome shotgun sequence genomic interval AACTAAGCTCAGAAAAcctaaaaatttccatacagtGTAAACTTGGATGTGTGTTCTAACTCACACCAAGACGAGTAGCTTCTGAcctaatgaaaaaaaatgcgaGGAGTCGTGCTATGCATGGTTCCAAGAAGTTTAAGCGCTGCTGAACACATTGATTGTCGGAAAGCTAAAAATTCCAACGGCAACGCCGTATTGCTTTAACACTCCACCGCTGTCCATTAACAACCACAGATACGGCCGAAcccaatttaaaatgaaatactgAAAAAAATGAGCTGGCAGAAACAATATCCATGACGTACTGCCAGGCTCAGAGTTCTCTCCAACGTGCCACAAACATGGTAGATCGTCTTTTCCAATCACTCTATCCCGGacttaaaaaagaattttcgtagattttgttgttatttggACGGAAATGCTTGAACTGTTGAAATGCCACATAGAGTTCTTGTTTCTATTCGCTTCAATTCGATCGAATGACCAACTGAAGATTGTGATcatatttaaaattgattggaAAGCATCAGCATTGCGTTAGagaaaaacaaatacaaaGAAACATAAGAAAAGAAATAAGTAGCCAAGTGAACGTGGAAAGAATAGTCTCGTTGGTTATGATCACATTGATTATTTCGTCGTTTTTAAGCCTGAGGCATTAActgaacaaaaatcaaatttttcataggTTAATTCTGCTACAGGAATGATATTATCCAACTGACGAATTTTGCAGCATCGGTGAATACGACGAACTCGTTTACATTACATGTGTAATTCGGATCACTTAAAACGAACGAAACTATACCGCGTAACATCCATTTATTGTTGACTTTGAGCATCATTCCACTGCCTTCATCTCTCTTGCATGGCCCCAGTCCGTCTCGACTCCCAGCACAAAATGTTCGCTGTGACGTAATGTAGCGATAAGACTCACTCGATCGTAAACAGTCTACATCCGAAACAATTGGCATTTTAATGGATTTCGGCTCAGGTGTTAACAACATGACAGAATTGACACCATTGACACCCTTACCACCCCAACCAGCTACAGTACCCACTTGACCGACAACTCCTTCCAAACTTTGATCTCCTTCCCATAAACAAATTGGACGAATATTGTCGGTGAACTCAACTCTATCCTGCAACACAGCAATTGCTATGTCAGCGTCTTTACTTCCTTCTATTAGCATGAAGTCACTGTGGATAACTAAATCCTTCACTGTAGCCAACTGTGCTCCAGATTCCATCCAGTTTATAATGTTGTGACGACCTAATCCTATGAGCACGTCATTGGCTGTTACGGTTCCGTTCGTAGTTAAGAAACAGGAAGCTGTTGTAACAACAATTCGTGCTGATACCAAAGTTCCTCCGCATTGAAACGAAGGGCCGGTAACGGCCTTATATACATAAATTGGTACCAGCCATGGCCACTTTTGGCTGATACTGGTTTCATTTCCGAGAGAAAGCTCCGAATCGTATTTACTCGTACCACATATTTCCTCAGCAGTCAGTGAACTGTAGATAACATTTCCAGTACAGATTTATGTTCGAACACAGACTAATACGTTCCTTACTTGACAGGTCTTTGTGGTGCATCCACATAATGTAGTCCAGTGATATTCAGCTGTTGCGGTTCTGCGTGTCCCAGCTGATGTTGTGGTGATTCCAGAAACAATGTACAGTAAAGCCGAATTTGGGTCACTAATGGTGCGGActctaaattgaaatgatttcaGTTTTTACTCACATCTTTAATCGAATAAGTTCTTTATTTCGGCTTTGAATATACCTGGCGGTTCGGTGCAACGAACTTGTCCATTAACAGATATTTGATCAAGTTTTGGCAAAACATCTTGCAGCGGAAAACGAACTTTGTACTGAACAAGTTGGTTAGAGTTCACATTACGTGTGGTCTCTTCCTTTGTTCTGTAGAGCTCAACCGATCCTACGTATTGCTAAGCGTGGAGTGaaaagagacaaaaattttaagaaactcgaaattgattaaattcgCGATATTTGAGTCGGAACGAAATTGGGACCATTCTTGAAGGCAGAGTGTCTTATATGCGAGTGTCTTTGTTGAAATGTACTCAAATAATCAATCAAAAGATGAGCATGAATAAATATTACCGATGGTAGCCGACCCGGTAGTGACAGCAAGAGTTCcaatttgagtgtttttgtGGCATTGGGGCTCTGCACTTGTACTAATCCGAACCACTCGTTACCATCACGCTGATATTGAAGCATGTTTGAACAGGAGCTTAACACTGCGTCACTAGTTTTTTCACTTGAATTCGTACCATGGACGCCCAAGATTACGTAAACAAAGCATACCAAATGCAgtttcatttctattttttgatTCTGTAACTTTTACACCTTTTCAGTCCCAATCACTTCAGTGAACTGCTGATACGAAATTTACATAGTTGTGGATATTCACAAGTCGATTTTAACAACTTAATTTCgctgaaatcaatttaatattttgtgtgcACAACATTGAATTGCTAATGATCTACAACGACAAATTCTAACATCATGATGATGTTCGTCATTATCGTCATTGTTTGCAGTTAACACATTCCTCATTTCTATTGACTTTGTAATCCGATATGGACAGACTTTAAAGGCAGTACTCGGGGAAGTCGGTGAGTTTTGAGAGCGAGAATATGTTTTAATTTCTACTCTATTAGGAGTCAAAATATAGTCTGTATGCCGTTGCAATTACTTCAAAACTGAGTGTATTGAATAGTGTGACccagtaccggactggctcgaaaaagcccatcgggggctTCATGctactcaatttaaaaaggcccacaatttaaaaattctcatacaaaaatccaaaaggcccatcgggaatccCCCGCATTCaccgtatggccagtccgggcctggtGTGACCCTTGCCTtcgtcaatttatttaaattcgtcTTCGTCCAAACCAAAAATTGAGAGGGTTTTCACAGCTTTAAGTTTCTTATTATCCTCACTTTTACTTGATCGGTAGAAAGTAAAGCACTGATCGGATCCGAACCCTAAATTTTACCAgcacacaaattttcaaattttaaagaaaaatttcggtttACCTCCATCCTCAAAATTTAAGGGTCAGATCGAACCCAAAAGTAAAAGTTCAGATTTGGGTCGAACCAATTCAGGCTCGGGTTGAAATAGTGAATTTCAGGCTGAGGTCAAGTTCGAGTTGAAATAGTAAATTTCAGGTTCACTTTTTTTCTAACTGCAGCTGCTACTTTAGttaatattgaaatttgtatgatACTAACCAACTGACAAAAGCTGAATCCTGTCTTGAGTGAAAAGCATTCTCTCAACTTTTCATAGTTCACCGATCTTTTCAAGTCGACTAACTCTACGAATAACAATTGCTTGGATTTCACCATTTAATCGACCCATTTGCATCACTGCCAATCTTTCATTTTGAACGCCCAGAACGCTCTGGGAATTTGAGCAATTATCAACGATTGGAGGAGGGGTCAAAAGTTATGCGgacaaatgaacaaaatgGTAACATAAGAAGGTATTTATTACGTAATTTGAGCACTGAACATTTTGCTCGTATAAatcacaatttaatttttggggCGAGCCCATCCTGAGAGCCAACAACATCACAAAAAGCTAGCCCATCCGTAAAACATAGCAGCTAGTCTGTCAATATCAGTAGCCTGGCTAATACAATGGTCCACGACACCTTCCACGGACAGCGGTATATTCGACACGTTTCGGCGAATGTCGGTCTTGATCTGTTGACCGAAAGGAAAACATTTCAGTTAGAAAAACGTTCAATCGaattttttctcatcatcAAACTCACCAATCCCTTCAGTCGTTCCTCGATGCGGTTCACATTACTCATAGCATGCGGATCGATGCGTTCCATCGTTTTGTTGGCATTCGAAGTCGTTTTCTTATTCCATTCTACCAATGGATCGTAGACAAACGGTTTCAGCACGGACATCAATATTGGCATCTGTTGGCGCAAGACTTTCAACGTAATTTCGCAACACTTTCGGAACATTCCTTCCACGCCCAATGGTCCCATGGCATGGACCATATTGTGAGTCAGGCGAAACGGCACCAATTCCGGATATTCGAATTGTTCGCCTCGATTGAACAGACAATTGAAGTCGACGTGGATTATGTCACCGTTTGTCGAATCTAACAAAATATTCTCGCCATGACGATCGCCCAATCCTAAAATGTAGCCTACCATTGACATCACTGCCGTTGTCCGGATGAACGAGCTACGTGCTTGGTACCAGTTGTGCGGAGTGGTAAACTTTTCTACGAACCAATCGCGGAAAACGGGAGGATGATTCGGAAGTAGAACATCTAAGAACGCTGCACGTTTCTTTTCGATCGGATCGTTTTTAGCGCAGATGGCAACCTTTAATTCTCTATTTGATGGCATCACATTTTTGCGCTTCATAATCCGATGGATAATCGAACGAAAGGCGTCCAGATCGGGAATCCATTCGATAATGCCACATTCTTCGTTCAACGGCATTACGGCATAGGTGCGGATGTATAAACGACGTTGTCGACTGTCCGAATCTTGGCGCAGATATTGCTTCACAACTGCATTGAACTCCATGAGACGGAAATCTTTTCGCAGATCATCTTTAGctttcatcatcatcatgtaGCTCTTGCCGTCACTGCCAACCAGCGTTATTCGTTTTGGACGTTGCAGCGAGGCAAAAACGGAAATTTCGTCTCGAATGTCATGAATATAGACGTCATCATGAGGAAAAGCATTGTAAGTGTGGAGCTTTTCCCGGACGGATGGGGCTGGTAGAACTGgattcatcaatttttcacTGGGGAACAGGATCGGTGATCTAGTGGTGTCGTGTAAAAGTTTCGGAAGGGCACTGCATATAGTGGCCACCGACAATTTGTCAACCGATTTCTGTGTTTCGTAGTTTGTCAACGTTATGAATAGTTCAGCCAACGAGTTAAAGTCTTGAATGAGTTTCTGAATAGGTTTCGATGCCAGTCGCTTGTCCGAAAATATCTCTGAACACCGTCTCACCCGATTGGTGTATGAACTCTTGTACACCATTAAAATCATCCATAACGACCGCTGCGGAAACTGTGTAATCAATTTGATGATTATGGTCTTGACCACCTGATACACTTCGTTTATCGGATGTGATACGCGGCTGACGAGTTGCGAGAATGCGGTAAAGAAAACGAATGCCGGCAAACGTTCGGAGAAACGTTCCACCACTAAGTTCAAATTCTCTGCTACGGGTTTGTGGCTGTCGCTCTTGTTGTATTTGTAAAAGTCCAGCCAAATGCTGAGGAATCGGGGCATCGACTGAAACACGTACTCGCATCCGAACATCATCGATTTGCCGTATTGTGTCATAATTTCCTGTTGTAGTTCATAGCCCTGTTTCGAATGCTTTTCACTGTCCGACATAGCAGCGAAAATTTGATCCTGATATTGGGCCAAATGGACCAAACACTTTTCCGACGATTTGAGTTCATGAATTGCCAATTTGTACAGATCCTGGATTTTGTTGGGATTCGATTTCTTTGATTCAGCCGTGTAATCGGCCAACAGAAATTTTGCTTCGCCATAAATCGACGGATACAATTCCTTCGCTCCGGACTTTTCCATCTCTTCGATGCCACGACCTAAAATGTTGAAACATGCGGCCTGGTCCCCTTTGACCCAATGAAGTTTCGTTTTTTCAATGAACAAATCGGGCGGCGAATACGTTTCAGCGTTCAAGATGAACAGCTGAGCTTGCTGATACATTTCGGCGTTACGCGCCAGCTCAATGCTTTTCATTAAGGATGTGCCGATGTATTTATCAATCATTTTGATACCATTCCGGAGAACCGGTTCGTTACGGATGTGGTCGGTGAACAGTTGTTTGCATTCTGTTAAGAGTATACGACGAAGGCAAAGTACGGGTTCAATAATTCTGTGGAAGAAcaagaaacgaaaattgtaagaCATCGTTGGCATGTCGAAAACGTTGAAGCTTATGGAGATTGATTGGATGGTAGCAACGGAATGTGTATTTACGATTAGTCGTCGACGATCTTAAGTCGTTttatgaaaaagtaaattttgaatgGATTCTCAGACAgtaaaataaagagaaaaatgaTTTACCTCGCTGTCGGTTGTAGTATTTCCAGCCTAGCATTCCACAAATCGAATAGGACGTTCAACACCTGTGTAGAAGAGTCCACATTCTGTTGGCAACTGAATTCATTGAGCATTTCCTGCACACTTTCCATTTCCGTTATTAGATGCAACTTGAGTACGACCGGATACCGTGTGTTGTAGTCGCTCTTCCCGTCACTGGTTGTATGAAATTCCTTCAGCACACTCAACCGGCAATTGTTGAGCGCAGTTGGATACTCATCAAATTTACCtttggtaaatttcaacaaaacttGACCGCACTGAACACCCCAATTTTGACTGGCTCGGATGTTGTCGTTTTCCAGTAAACTTTCAAGCTCCTCGAAACGACCCAAGCGCCACAGCGGTTCAGCTTTCCCGATCAGCAGTGAATCGatatttttgtcgtaaaaTTGCTTCATTAAACTCTCCGTCATACGCAGAGCCGTTTCCGGTTGATCCAGACCGAGGTAACATTGAACGATGTCGGTTACATTCGCCTCCGTTATGTCACCAATTTGCATCTTGTTTTCAAAGACGACAGTTGAATCTTGTAACCGGCCCGTCATATTATTGAGCAATATTTGTTCAGCTGATGTTGGCTGCTTGTCCTTCAATTTCAGTGTCCCTTCCATTGAATCGACGTCCAACaattcagcataaatttgcaaCAAGAACGTCAGCTCAGACTGTAATTTTGATGGATCGTTTAGCAGGTGCTGTTCCAACGACATCAAAGCCTTTGCATACTCTCCGCAACGGAAATTGACTTGAGCCAGTAATTGTGGTGAGAATTGAGCGGAAAAGTCTCGGATGCGTAAGTATTCTTGGGTCCTCTTTGGCATGGACGCATTTTCGTAATGGCAAATCCAACGTTCCAAAAAGTCTAGCTGACCGGTAGCAATCTTCGCACATTTCAAGCTTAGACCATCAGCAGAATTGGACACTGCGTCGAAAACGCACATGAATTCGTCTTtgattttttcaacatttccatCGGTAGCATTCTGAAGACTATGAACCAAAACGTACGGCAAAAACATCAGCAATATGCCGGTGTGATGTCTCATTGACGCTTTGAACGAAGTTAACAGTTTTTTCGTTTGGTCGTCCGTTATCATATTCATCATATTCAGCGACCAATGAAATGCCCAGTACTCGATGGTTGAACAGTCCGCACTCCCAAATATTGGATGAATGTTGGTGATCACATTGCTGTTCAACGCTGTATAGCAGGAAGTTAGAAATGGTTCCATCAGTGGCCGCATTTTCTCCGGAATCGAATTCCAAATTTCCATCTTTTTATTGTGTTTAGGATCGACACCTCTGGCCACGAACAGCTCCTGAATAGCCAACGAAAATGCGTTGACGAGATGTGTGTTTTTCTGCGACTGATAGGCTCGTAAGAGTTGATCCAGTGCCATAATGCTGAACGTGTCCGTGTGAATGCTCAACGCAAAACAAGATTCTGGTGCATAGTTTCGCGGTAGTAAACTTGGCTCAATGGCACCCAAATGACCCAAACAAATAGCCGATGCAATTTGTAACTTTTCGTCCACATGCTTGCTGCCTTCCATTAGATTCTCCAAGAGATTTTCGATGAGTGGATGAATGCGCTGTTGTCCCAATATTAAATCGTTTAGTTCGTTACGGTGCTGACAAAACAGATCCGACAAATAATTCAGACCGTAAATGCGTACGCCGACATTAGCCACATTCTCATGATTTATTTGCTTCGAATACAATTTGAACTTCTTTTCAAACGTGTCGTCTATCAGCAATCGTTGTGAGTGCTCTGCCACATAGTTTTTTATCTCATCACAGACTGGCGTTACCTCCAGGAAAAATAGATCGGAAATGAATCGATTGATCAGACTGCCGTTGGagataattaaaaatttcaaaatttcattaacttCCGTGGCGTGGCTTTTCAACAGTGGCTCCAGCAACACCAATATCGTACTCAACAACGGTCCCAATTTCGATATGTCCACGGTGTAAATAAAGATTTTCCAAACGGACACGCATATGTCGGTCAGCTCTTTAACGTCCAGATTGCCAACGGAATGCAACAATTCGAGTATTTTGAATCGATACGGGGTGATGTCTTTCGGCCCGATAAATCGGATAATTTCACCGAGGCTACGAAGTGCATCTCTCTGGAAAACTTTCTCGAAATTGTTCGTCATCAGAATGGTGCCGAAACTGTTTAATACTCCCAAGAACCGTGTTGCCAAGTGATGTGTTATTCGGTCAATTGATACGTTTTTGATGGTTGTGCTCTCCTTGCTCATTAGTATCCGAATGGTTTGGGCAGCAAATTCGGGTTTTTTGTGGTATGACAACAACACTTCGGATAGTGATCGCTGAAACAATTCAGTTGATATGCAAAAATCATCCAAACATTTGGGTAGCAGTAACATACCTTCGGGTCGACATTCAAAAAGTAATTGACCGTCTTGCCAGTCTTTTCCGAAATAAACTTCAGGCAATTTTCTGTTACATCGGGAGGCTGGCGAAGATGTAGGTACACGTAGATTTGAATGAACGATCTGGCAAATAGGAGATCCAGATGGAGATTCGTTAGCGCGCATATACTTTGTAGAAGTTCTTGGCACGTTGGATACTGAAACAGAAAATCGAAGATAAAACATGACTCGAAAGACGATTAGTCAATACGATGACGAACAAGTAAGATCGGAGCGATTGAAATAGAGTCAACGTTAATAGGATCTTTTGGCCCATTATGTGGTATCCTTAGAACCGTGAAACTGTCCGTAGACTGTTCAAAGGTAAAATAACTGCTACAGGCAGTCTCATTGTCTCATTAAATGGTGTAGCAGAGGAAGTGGGACGACAGCCAAAATTTGCTAAGATTTACTCGTGTCACATTTGACTGTTTGATAGATTTTGTAATTCATACCTGCAACGCATACGGCAAAACCATAGCCGTTATAATagcaaaatcgtttttcataaGGTCACGCTTCAGATTAGTGTATCCCAGCATTTCGTTGAACTGTAAGAAGTGAAAAAGTTAGCGAACAACTGAAACAATGTGCAAACGACACTCATTACATTCGCCAACGTTTTGTCGAACGTCAATCCATACTCCAAATAGACCGATACGGCCAAGCGAATCACAGTGGACAAAATGTGTTCCTTGTACCAAATGTACAGATTCTTCGTCAGGATCCCCTTCCGTTGACACATAGTACTCGCACACAGTATTGCATTTCCAACGACCAGTGATTTGGGATTCACCAGGAAAAATAGCATCAAGCGATAGCACAACAACAGCAAGCGTTCCGATGTCGTTTCACTCGAAGCAAATTTGCCGATCACAGCCACAACAGCCGATTGCCGAGCCTTATCGCCCGTCTGCAGTGATTGCGTTGTGGCCACTAGTAGTATCTCCAGGCAGGTCTGCATTGTACGGTCTTTTAACGTTTCACTTAAGTTCGAGTtctggaaaataatttaaatttcagaaGCGCGTCCAGCGCAACGagattcatcaaattttacatTGATACCGTCGACGATCCGTggaatgattttcaaaaattggaaatttttggccaGTTCGCCGTCGTTGAATATGTTTgtccaaaacaaatttttcgtgGCGCAGAGTACATGCGAATGATTGTGACAAATGGCAGGCAGACATTTAACGATATTAAGACGAACGATTAGTTGATCGGACTGCATCAGTCGTAGAATGCATTCCAAGTGTTCATCACTCAATGCATCATTTTGCGTAACAGTAATCGGCAGCATGATCCTTGTTGTCGTTTCCTTCAAATTGTCGCCGTTGATACAATTTGATTTACATGCGTTACAGGACACTGAATATTGAAAATCATTGTCGATGCTAACGATAGACGCATTGCAACTGTGCAACGTTAAACAAATCAGTGACAACAGATGCTCTGACAATACTGATTCCAACGTCGGATCGTTCAGGTAACCATTAAATAGACTTTGCAGCAATTCACTACGATTGAATGTTCTTCGAACTAGCAAAATTATGTACAAATCTGGCAGGAGCTTTTCCGTAAACAGCATCCGCTGAATGGCACTTAAAATGTCCGAATTCAAGCGAATTTCATGATGAAGCAAACGTCGTAGAATGTTGATTTTATCCACGCGAGCGATTGCGCTGTTCACGAATTCGGCGTGGAATGTCTCCACAACATCGTAAAAGGCGTAAATGCACATTGTTAAGGCCATTAAGTCCCCAATATCACTGGTTGCATCATTCGAATCACAAAATGATAGTAGCGAAACCGCTGCGCTCGACACATCCAAtctttttaaacatttctttttctttacgATGTTCACGAACCGATGAGATAGCGTGCTTATGTTACCGAGAATCGTTGGATGAACCATATTGATGGTCGTCGTTCGATTTCCAAGAACAAATTGCTTACGTTTGTTGTCGTGTGTAATGGTACAGGTTTTGCAATCAGAATCGTTGGTGAGATTTAAATGTTGCATTTGATGCCAAGCGATGAAATTGTGTCGGACACGCAGACACATTTCCAGTAAGTAATTGAAGagattcaaattttctgaaaaacaaaaacatttttgaatgaattgcCGGGTAgggtgtacaatgtacattctCGTAAATGAAATTGAGAGATGAATAATAGAACATTTAGGCTACCTATATGTGTAGACGGGAGTGTAATTGAAGGCGATTGCTTTCAAGTTAATCTTTGTGTTCGTTTTGATCAAACGTGGGACTATGGGGTTTGATTGGTAAAGGCAATATATTATtcatatcagtcaaaaaaggCCTCAGAAGCTTTACCATAcgacgaaaaatgtttgttctgACTGTTTTCAGCGCTAAAAGAATGAGGGTGGCCAAGAATTGAAgtataaaattcaaagaaatcttttacttcatttgttttgaacgtGTTTTTTGCTCGataagacctcattagtcagagcttgtcgtttattattgctgtctttgacgataacagatgacagccgtctgtaacaggtttaAATAAGATATGAATGTGGTAGGCTCTCTGATCTAGCTATTAACTGAACGTTGGAATGGGTAATAATTTCGCggtaaatagaaaataaaacgtTTCTTACCACTAACGTCATCCGTCCGCTCCGCACGGTCACATTGGCCCAAGATCTTTTCCGCCATTTCACAGCCAAAGTTCCAATTGTATATCCCATCGGCATACCGACATTCCTCCAGCACACAATACTCCAATAATGCCAGACTGTGTTTCGACAGTGTTTGCTTGTTACTGATGTAATCATCCACTTTCCGGATCAACGACGGTGATACGTGTTTCTTTAAGATCGAGCACAATCGCCGATGGGCTGATTCGATTAAATGTTCATAATGTGAACCGCGAATCTCTCGTCGTCGTTCGATTAACGCTAAACAAAAGTCGAAAATCTTGGCACAATTGTCGGTCACTTCACAAAACTTTGAATGGATGCAGTCGTTGCACAAAAACTGCGTCAACGTTTTATCGAAGTCATTGACATTTTCGACAACATCCCACTGATCGATTCGAGTGTTGATCGAATCAAAACATTGTAAAAGCAACTGGATAACCGCTCGACAATAATCTGAATTCTGATGAACCGTCTCTTCAAGTAGAAACTGCAGTGCCAGcattttaatgtgaaaatcCATAACATCAAACGTTTGCAGCACCGCGTCCGTACACCGTCTTACCAACACTTCGTGGGAATTGACGAGCAACGAAATGGCATGAGTTAGAATTTTTACGTTTGCCATGGTAAAATAATGCAGCGCCGACAGATTTCTGATCGAAATGACCCGCGATGGATAATCATCGGGAATCAGCGATATTTCCTTGAATTTGTCGAATTGGAATGTGGTGACAATGAACGGTTCTTTCAACAATCGATCTACATGGACCAGTTGATGGGAGAATTCAGCATATCtgtcaaccaatttcaaaaacaGCCAATGTTGCTTAATGTAGCTGGCAGATAGCAACCGCTTTTGAAAGTGTAGAGTTTTCAGCTTCGACCTGCaagtaaatcaattttaatccGATCGCCGCAAGTCCATCAATGTCAAAAAATGTATAAGGGAAGGTTGTTTATGTCTAAGTAAATTCTTGTCCTAGCTTAGCGATTAAAGCCCGATTGAAAtataattcacaaaaattacttCGATGAGTCTGGACAGACCATCTTTTCATAAGGCTAGGAACTACGAATAGTGTGCAAATAAAGAGGAACTCTGGCCTAACATAAACATGTTTGGACCTTGAACAATTTGAAGCCTAAGGAGTGATAACATCATTGCGATTACGATTGTTGAATGAACCTaaattcgaaaacaaaatccaactTACTTCACGTATTGCTCACAGCTGACCACATACATCAACTGATGAATCAACCATAACACGGCCCCCTCTTGTATAATTTTCTCTGTTTCATCTTTCACGGGCTGTCGGAGAAACAGACCGGGATCATCGAAAGTCATATCATTTTCCATCATGTCAATCATCGTTTCCAAAAGATTGTCTTTCGGAATGACTTTCAACACATTTATCAGTGATTTGGCAACttcctttaaattgtttaTGTCGTAACGGAATTCCATTTTCGTTGTGCATTTATTCACTCAAATATCACAAAATGTCGATGTTCGGCAAATGTTTTGTTACGTTTTGAATAAACTGTCACTCACCAATTTCATCATTTGTATTTTGATTTCTCAATGTTGACAAAAAATAGCTCGACGAATCGTGGTTCGCGCGCTTTGGAATTCGACATAGAGCGTTCActttttcaacgaaaacaaTGTGTTCACCTTGCAGCAACAGAAAAGCGcaacaaaatgaaacgttgtcatttctctgcatTATTCTGGAAACCGTTGTACATAACCGTCGAATGTTCGGAAATTTTTGACGTCAGGAAATGAAAACAGTTAGTTGAACCACAAAGCTTGGAACATATTTCATTGTTTCCGATTAGTACAtacgtttttgattttttcaccAGTCCTCTTCAAATGTCTGTTCAAACTGAACgattcgttttttaattt includes:
- the LOC119085622 gene encoding serine protease gd-like; this translates as MKLHLVCFVYVILGVHGTNSSEKTSDAVLSSCSNMLQYQRDGNEWFGLVQVQSPNATKTLKLELLLSLPGRLPSQYVGSVELYRTKEETTRNVNSNQLVQYKVRFPLQDVLPKLDQISVNGQVRCTEPPESAPLVTQIRLYCTLFLESPQHQLGHAEPQQLNITGLHYVDAPQRPVNSLTAEEICGTSKYDSELSLGNETSISQKWPWLVPIYVYKAVTGPSFQCGGTLVSARIVVTTASCFLTTNGTVTANDVLIGLGRHNIINWMESGAQLATVKDLVIHSDFMLIEGSKDADIAIAVLQDRVEFTDNIRPICLWEGDQSLEGVVGQVGTVAGWGGKGVNGVNSVMLLTPEPKSIKMPIVSDVDCLRSSESYRYITSQRTFCAGSRDGLGPCKRDEGSGMMLKVNNKWMLRGIVSFVLSDPNYTCNVNEFVVFTDAAKFVSWIISFL